tcaggatggatggatgattttacccagtgtttctgaacaagattACCACCTATAGCTTTAATATCAGCTTGCTGTCCATATGTCACCTTATAAAGGGCAGATCAATAGGAGTGTATATGTTACAAAGTAAACTTGTAAATTCTGTGGGTGTTTAACTTGATTTTTGCTCAAGTCTATTTCAaactgcttttattgttttacccACTTAAATGGAAATGTTCTCTCTCATAGCAGTTGATGGTCTTATTCGGTTTATGGTCTACTTGACTTACCTTTGGCTAACTGTGTCTTGTAGATGACCGTTCGAATCTCCAGACCCAAATGATCCTGGAAAACGTGACTGGCTTTCTCGAGATTCCTCAGTCtttctttgtttgctttattATGAGACTTGATCACTGAAAAGAGTGGGGAAGGGGATCATTAAAAGGCAAAATCACAAATTAACTTCTGggatatttcattgttttaaaaaaaataaaaacctcttacactcttttcttttcatttgatCCTCTTTAAGTTTCTGAATCTTCTGTATGATGTCCTCTTTCTGCATCTCCTTGTGCTGAACCTCAGACATCGTTTCTGGTATGGCACGCTGTCTCTCCTTCAGTgccatttgtttttgctccaggtctgcagagacaaacaaaaatatgcaaaaaaaactgAGGATGTGTTCAAATACAGTCTCCTTTTCCTACAACTGTGGAAACAAGAAATCAGGAGAGCATGCTCAATGTTTCCTGgtattgcactttttttttaaaccagtctAATGCACGAGCAGCTGTGGCCTAGAAGAGAAACTTACCTCCTTTGAATTCACCTAATGACTCAAACAGCTTCTCGTCATCCTTACATTTCCTCAAACACGTATCTGCACCCGGAAAAATGTAAGAATATAAGAAAAATTAACAGTGAACTTTAGATTCATTGtagttaaaggtatagtggacgataTCTTACCATTTTAGCCAATAAATACAAGAACAAATAACATGTTTATGGACACATTTCGATTTTAGTAAAACTAAAGGTTAAGACTGAATAATTTCGTTACGAATAACACTTTCATTTGCTTTTGAAtccaaaactacaaaaaaaagctaaataaaattgtTATTGTCTCAAACCCGGAATTGTTAATCCCCCAAACCCGGAATGATTTTGcaaatattgttattgttaaaaCAGGTTTCCTATGTTTCCAAAAATCAAGCATTATCAGAAACAAGGGAAAatttatatttcaataaaagATACGAACACCTTTTATTATCTGCATGcttaaaaaactgttaaatacCAAacttcataaaatatttttagaagtCAGTTATTTGTAAATACATCCTTATAGGTTTATAATATTATTCAGAAGAATGAAGCCTTCAAAAACATTGTTTGCTATGCCAATCCAGGTTATTTAACTGACTTGGATTACTTGTGACCGAAAGGTTTCATACTGTATATCAGGGTTTATTTAGGGTTATCAAATACAAAAGCGGTTTATATTATTCATAGCACAACAGCTTCCCTGTACTGGTAACATAGCTATGAAAATTTGTTGATTCATATTAATAAACTCCTGAAAGAGTATAAAACTTAACAATaattttgtctttaatattaatggcttcaTATTATTCTAGACTGTTAATATCATATAGTTTATAAAACTGTTGCAATGTTCAAAAATTCTCATTGTTAGAAATCATTGTTCTAGAATTTATCTAACTTTTAAAACGCAACAttgattctgggtaatcttcagagcGATGGTTTCAATGCATTAAGAGAGAGaacaataaaaattatgtttctgACTCATTTTGCTAGGCTGAAATTGTTTCATTCTTCAAAGAGGGGCataatagaaaatatttgagaaccactgctttAATGCAAAGTGTGCATGAGGCGCACTCTGATCTTTACAACAGgttatttccagaaattatattttagaAAACTAAATACATGAAAGAGTCCAATTTCTTTTCACTGTAGTTTTTTTCCCTATACTAGTCAGTGATTAGAGCCAATTACACAGTTTTCTACACAATTATAAATTGTATTCAAGAAACACCTCAGACTGTTTCTTGAATACCTACGTGGTTACTCCCACATCAATGTGTATCTTAGatatttaaatactttgtttCACAAATACATGatgattaattaaaaatgaaacttaCCAAGTGCAGACTTCACAAACTGCCTGTGACTGTGAGACAACTCTGTAGTTGTGTCAATTATGTCTGCATATGCTTTAAGGTGTTTATTGTGGATTTCCTCCATTGCACTGGCAAACCTGTTGCTCATATTTGGGTCGGTAATGGACATCATGATGCTCCACTGCAATCTGTAATTTCAGGAGATTTACTGATCATTGATCCACTTGTATACCCCAAACCCCACAGGTGTCAGCCAGCCGAGATTCATGGTATTTCggatttattttcaattaattaaattattcaataatTAATTAAGAATGAAATAACAAATTCCAGTTTTCCCAGTAGCTGGATAGACTACTTATTATCTGAGGTCTGTATTTACCATGAACCAAAAGCTGAAAGACGttaatacttttttgttttattatagcaAGTCATACCATAACTGCAGGTTTTAGCAACATTATGGCAT
The Fundulus heteroclitus isolate FHET01 unplaced genomic scaffold, MU-UCD_Fhet_4.1 scaffold_115, whole genome shotgun sequence genome window above contains:
- the LOC105928582 gene encoding kinetochore protein Spc25, which codes for MMSITDPNMSNRFASAMEEIHNKHLKAYADIIDTTTELSHSHRQFVKSALDTCLRKCKDDEKLFESLGEFKGDLEQKQMALKERQRAIPETMSEVQHKEMQKEDIIQKIQKLKEDQMKRKELIKSHNKANKERLRNLEKASHVFQDHLGLEIRTVIYKTQLAKGKKLQFIFRNISLSDPDSACVITMGIKENGSYQIVSSNPVLECLPTLESRLQETNNLSAFLANVRKEFISKARP